CCCCATGGTGGAGTTCATGGTCAAGCACACGTGCTTGTCCGGCTACCTGAGCGCGGCGGTGCTGGCGGACCTGGGGACGGAGAACCTCTACATCCTGAGCCACTACAAGTCGCCAGAGATGGAGGCGGTGTTGCCAGCGGTGGCGCCGCTCGAACGCGACTTCTATGCGTACCCGCCCCAGTTCCTGTTGCTGCCCAAGTTGATGCTCGCGATGAGCGGCGACTTCTTCGCGCTGCGAACGGGCTGGTACGTCTTCTACGCGTCGGCGGCGTTGATGGCGATGCTGGCGGTGGCCTTCTGGGTCGGGGGCAGGGAAGGGGCGTGGCTTGGGGTGCTCACACCGGTCATCTGGTTGTCGCTGCCCACCCTGGTGAACATCCAACTGGGGAACATCCACCTGCTCATCTACGCGCTGTGCCTGGGGGCGATGATCTGCTTCGAGCGAAAGCGCGAGGCCCTGGGCGGCGCGCTGCTGGCGTTCGCCATCCTGTCGAAGCTCTTCCCCGGCCTGCTGGGCATCTACCTGCTCCTCCAGCGGCGGTGGAAGGCGGCGGCGTGGTCCGCGTTCTTCGGGCTCGTGTATTCCGGCGTGGCGTACGCGGTGCTCGGACCGAAGCCCTTCGTGGACTACATCACCTACGACGTCCCGCGCATCTCCAGCGGTGAGCTGTTCGACTTCGTGTGGAACTTCGTGCCCGCCATCCTGGTGAACTACTCGCCGTTCGGGCTGCCCTTCAAGCTGCAGCTCGTGGGCGTGGACATCGCGGACCCGCTCGTGGTCGCCCGCACCGTCATGACGCTCTACACGCTGCTGCTGCTGGCGCTCGTGGTGCGGGTGTCATTGCGGCTCGCCCGGCGTCAGGCCAGCGGTGCACAGGGGTCGCGCTTCCGGCTGAGTCAGGTGGTGGTGTGGATTGCCCTGCTGAGCCTCGCGTCCTTCCGGAGCCCCTTCGCCCCATGGACGTACTGCGCGGTGGGTGGCGTGTGGTTGATGGCGGCGTACGCACCGCTGCGGAG
This genomic window from Myxococcus hansupus contains:
- a CDS encoding glycosyltransferase family 87 protein, whose protein sequence is MSAASTSPFRASLNARSGFMAGFIAGVLAPLLAVLLSLTGAPLAVLLLAALGAWAGLFYVLVPKVPASWVAILQGWSRTAFTFWAVACVLVVVLMGRLGVFMADPNLKQYSLAPMVEFMVKHTCLSGYLSAAVLADLGTENLYILSHYKSPEMEAVLPAVAPLERDFYAYPPQFLLLPKLMLAMSGDFFALRTGWYVFYASAALMAMLAVAFWVGGREGAWLGVLTPVIWLSLPTLVNIQLGNIHLLIYALCLGAMICFERKREALGGALLAFAILSKLFPGLLGIYLLLQRRWKAAAWSAFFGLVYSGVAYAVLGPKPFVDYITYDVPRISSGELFDFVWNFVPAILVNYSPFGLPFKLQLVGVDIADPLVVARTVMTLYTLLLLALVVRVSLRLARRQASGAQGSRFRLSQVVVWIALLSLASFRSPFAPWTYCAVGGVWLMAAYAPLRSLGTRSRVAFIAGWVLISIYGPPVVGPMVAFTLVAQTILYVSGFWIALKASAPDVEEEKAPVPLAA